In Xenorhabdus poinarii G6, the following are encoded in one genomic region:
- the gcvP gene encoding aminomethyl-transferring glycine dehydrogenase, which yields MTQTLIQLENQGEFIRRHIGSSAEQQTEMLAIVNANSLDDLTHKIVPRDIALSAPPAVGEGATEQQALAELKAIAGQNQCYQSYIGMGYAPAILPPVILRNLLENPGWYTAYTPYQPEVSQGRLEALLNFQQVTIDLTGLDIASASLLDEATAAAEAMAMAKRISKLKGAERFFVADDIHPQTLDVIRTRAETFGFEVIVDKAEKVLELEGIFGVLLQQVGTTGAVHDYSDLITQLKARKIIVSVAADFMALVMLTAPGKQGADIVLGSAQRFGVPMGYGGPHAAFFACRDEFKRSMPGRIIGVSRDAAGNNALRMAMQTREQHIRREKANSNICTSQALLANIAGMYAVYHGSEGLKRIAHRIHRLTDILAAGLQKAGVKLRHKTWFDTLTIDVSDKAQVLARAEKARINLRTDILGAVGVSLSEKTRRDDLITLFQVITGSDSGLDIDALDREIVAGSPSIPVSMRRHDEILTHDNFRRYHSETDMMRYMHSLERKDLALNQAMIPLGSCTMKLNAVAELMPITWPEFTDMHPFCPPEQAQGFHQLISQLSHWLVLLTGYDTFCMQPNSGAQGEYAGLLAIRRYYASRGEQHRHICLIPSSAHGTNPASAHMAGMTVVVVNCDKEGNIDLADLREKAQKHSHNLACIMVTYPSTHGVYEETIREICDIIHQHGGQVYLDGANMNAQVGITTPGFIGADISHLNLHKTFCIPHGGGGPGMGPIGMKKHLAPFVPGHSVVEMDGVTTLGAVSAAPFGSASILPISWMYIRMMGANGLKQASQVAILNANYIAARLKGAYDILYTGRDGYVAHECILDIRPLKEAFGISEMDIAKRLIDYGFHAPTMSFPVAGTLMVEPTESESKVEIDRFIDAMLAIREEISKVARGEWPLEDNPLVNAPHVQTELISDWDHAYSREIAVFPTVETKVNKYWPAVKRLDDVYGDRNLHCSCAPIDDYR from the coding sequence ATGACTCAGACATTAATCCAACTTGAAAATCAAGGTGAATTCATTCGTCGCCACATTGGTTCTTCTGCTGAACAGCAAACCGAAATGTTGGCGATAGTAAATGCAAACTCTCTTGATGATCTGACCCATAAAATCGTTCCCCGTGATATCGCATTATCCGCGCCGCCGGCAGTTGGTGAGGGTGCGACAGAACAACAGGCATTGGCTGAATTGAAAGCGATAGCGGGTCAGAACCAGTGCTATCAATCATATATCGGTATGGGATACGCGCCCGCAATACTGCCTCCTGTCATTTTACGTAATTTGCTGGAAAATCCTGGCTGGTATACCGCATACACACCTTACCAACCGGAGGTTTCTCAAGGCCGGTTAGAAGCGTTATTGAATTTCCAGCAAGTCACTATTGATTTGACGGGATTAGATATTGCCTCTGCTTCACTATTGGATGAAGCGACAGCCGCTGCGGAAGCAATGGCGATGGCAAAACGGATCAGCAAGCTGAAAGGGGCAGAACGCTTCTTTGTGGCCGATGACATTCATCCACAGACATTGGATGTTATCCGTACCCGCGCTGAAACATTCGGATTTGAAGTCATTGTTGATAAAGCAGAAAAAGTACTGGAACTGGAAGGGATCTTTGGTGTTCTGTTGCAACAAGTCGGCACAACGGGCGCCGTTCACGATTACAGTGACCTGATAACGCAACTGAAAGCGCGTAAAATCATCGTCAGTGTTGCCGCGGACTTTATGGCTCTGGTGATGTTGACTGCACCAGGTAAACAAGGTGCCGATATTGTTTTGGGTTCTGCTCAACGTTTTGGTGTACCGATGGGATATGGCGGCCCGCACGCTGCTTTCTTTGCGTGTCGTGATGAATTTAAGCGCTCCATGCCAGGTCGCATTATCGGTGTTTCTCGTGACGCCGCGGGTAACAATGCATTGCGTATGGCGATGCAAACACGCGAGCAGCATATCCGCCGGGAAAAAGCGAACTCCAATATCTGTACCTCTCAAGCCTTATTGGCGAACATTGCCGGAATGTACGCGGTTTACCACGGCTCAGAAGGTTTGAAACGCATTGCTCACCGTATTCATCGGCTGACGGATATTCTGGCTGCCGGTTTACAAAAAGCGGGTGTCAAGCTACGGCATAAAACATGGTTTGATACATTAACGATTGATGTGTCAGATAAGGCTCAAGTACTGGCAAGAGCGGAAAAAGCACGGATTAACCTGCGTACCGATATTCTTGGTGCCGTTGGCGTCTCATTGAGTGAGAAAACCCGCCGTGATGATTTGATCACCCTGTTTCAAGTCATCACAGGTTCTGATTCAGGGCTGGATATTGATGCACTTGATCGAGAAATTGTGGCAGGCAGTCCATCTATTCCTGTTTCCATGCGACGTCATGACGAAATCTTGACGCACGATAACTTCCGTCGTTATCACAGCGAAACTGACATGATGCGGTACATGCACAGTCTGGAACGCAAAGATCTGGCACTGAATCAAGCCATGATCCCGCTCGGTTCCTGTACCATGAAACTGAATGCTGTCGCGGAACTGATGCCAATTACCTGGCCTGAATTTACTGATATGCATCCTTTCTGTCCGCCAGAACAGGCACAGGGGTTCCACCAGTTGATCAGCCAGCTTTCCCATTGGCTGGTATTGCTGACCGGCTATGACACATTCTGTATGCAACCCAACTCTGGCGCACAGGGAGAATATGCTGGCCTGCTGGCTATTCGTCGCTATTACGCTAGCCGTGGCGAGCAACATCGCCATATTTGCCTGATCCCAAGTTCAGCTCACGGCACTAACCCCGCCTCTGCGCATATGGCCGGCATGACGGTTGTGGTCGTGAACTGTGATAAAGAAGGCAACATTGATTTGGCTGATTTGCGTGAAAAAGCGCAAAAACACAGTCACAATCTTGCTTGTATTATGGTGACCTATCCATCAACTCACGGTGTATATGAAGAAACTATCCGTGAAATTTGCGATATCATCCACCAACATGGGGGGCAGGTTTATCTTGATGGTGCGAACATGAATGCACAAGTGGGAATTACGACCCCAGGCTTTATTGGTGCAGATATCTCACACTTGAACCTGCATAAAACCTTCTGCATCCCACACGGCGGCGGTGGCCCAGGTATGGGGCCGATTGGCATGAAAAAACACCTAGCCCCATTTGTACCGGGTCATTCGGTTGTCGAAATGGACGGTGTGACAACATTAGGCGCAGTATCCGCCGCGCCATTCGGTAGTGCCTCTATCCTGCCGATTAGCTGGATGTATATCCGCATGATGGGCGCTAACGGGTTGAAGCAGGCCAGTCAGGTTGCGATCCTGAATGCGAACTACATTGCAGCTCGCCTGAAAGGGGCTTATGACATCCTCTATACCGGACGTGATGGCTACGTTGCTCATGAATGCATTCTGGACATTCGTCCTTTGAAAGAAGCGTTCGGTATTAGTGAGATGGATATTGCCAAGCGACTGATTGACTATGGTTTCCATGCGCCAACGATGTCATTCCCTGTTGCGGGCACGTTGATGGTGGAGCCGACAGAATCAGAAAGCAAAGTGGAGATCGACCGTTTCATCGATGCAATGCTGGCAATTCGGGAGGAGATCAGCAAGGTAGCTCGTGGAGAATGGCCTTTGGAAGATAACCCATTAGTCAATGCACCGCACGTCCAAACTGAACTAATTTCTGATTGGGATCATGCATACAGCCGTGAAATTGCCGTATTTCCAACCGTAGAAACCAAAGTCAATAAATACTGGCCGGCGGTTAAACGTCTTGATGATGTTTACGGTGATCGCAATTTACATTGCTCGTGTGCACCCATTGATGATTATCGTTAA
- a CDS encoding HD domain-containing protein, giving the protein MSLSLHPVNFGPFTDVIAFIMELDKLKYVHRKTKLLNNARHENSAEHSWHFALAVLGFAPYAGEVDISRVVQMALIHDIVEIDAGDVIAFDLAAREAIYKEEVNAANRIFGLLPEAQRDYFLALWHEYENAITPEAKFAKTLDRVMPVFMNLYNQGQSWVENNIRFEQVYQLLHFVSESYPELWEYLLPQLEAAKEKGWLK; this is encoded by the coding sequence ATGTCATTATCTTTACATCCCGTTAATTTTGGCCCTTTTACTGATGTTATTGCGTTTATCATGGAGCTGGATAAGCTAAAATATGTTCATCGCAAAACGAAATTATTGAATAATGCGCGCCATGAAAATTCGGCTGAGCATAGTTGGCATTTTGCGCTTGCTGTGCTTGGTTTTGCGCCTTATGCCGGAGAAGTGGATATCAGCCGCGTTGTGCAAATGGCGCTGATCCATGACATCGTTGAAATCGATGCAGGTGATGTTATCGCGTTCGATCTGGCTGCACGTGAAGCAATTTACAAAGAGGAAGTGAACGCCGCCAACCGTATTTTTGGTTTATTACCGGAAGCTCAACGAGATTATTTTCTGGCACTTTGGCACGAATATGAAAATGCCATCACCCCTGAAGCGAAGTTTGCCAAAACACTCGATAGAGTTATGCCAGTATTTATGAACCTGTATAACCAAGGGCAGAGTTGGGTTGAAAATAACATTCGCTTTGAGCAAGTTTATCAACTACTCCATTTTGTTTCCGAAAGCTATCCTGAATTATGGGAATATCTCCTGCCACAATTGGAAGCAGCGAAAGAGAAAGGCTGGTTAAAATAA
- the ygfZ gene encoding tRNA-modifying protein YgfZ translates to MAYQIPFSAQYPSPSATLPLTLISLDDWGIVTVIGSDTEKYLQGQVTADLTALNDNQHVLTAHCDAKGKMWSNLRLFQRGEGFAYIERRSLLETQLTELKKYAVFSKVTFVNDEESVLLGVAGKGSRAALATHFPTLPDTESSVIQHGTTTLLHFALPAERFLLMTDKTTAATLTQTFVEEYQSQLNNSQQWLALEIEAGIPVIDAASSAQFIPQATNLQAIENSISFKKGCYTGQEMVARAKYRGANKRAMYWLAGSASSLPVAGDDLEWQLGDKWRRTGSVLAAVKLVDGSIWVQVVMNNDMELESVFRIREDENSMLTIQALPYSLDEEK, encoded by the coding sequence ATGGCTTATCAAATTCCATTTTCTGCACAATATCCATCCCCTTCTGCAACACTCCCACTGACGTTAATTTCCCTTGATGATTGGGGGATTGTGACAGTGATTGGATCTGACACCGAAAAGTATTTACAAGGTCAGGTGACGGCAGATCTTACCGCCCTGAATGATAATCAGCATGTGTTAACGGCACATTGTGATGCGAAAGGCAAAATGTGGAGCAATCTGCGGTTGTTCCAGCGAGGCGAAGGCTTTGCCTATATTGAACGGCGATCATTACTGGAAACGCAATTAACTGAATTAAAAAAATATGCCGTATTCTCCAAAGTGACGTTCGTAAACGATGAAGAAAGCGTTTTGCTCGGTGTCGCGGGTAAAGGAAGCCGGGCGGCGCTGGCAACACATTTTCCAACGCTGCCTGATACCGAATCCTCTGTTATTCAGCACGGCACCACAACGCTTCTCCATTTCGCTCTTCCCGCCGAACGTTTCCTGTTAATGACGGATAAAACAACGGCAGCGACATTAACCCAAACATTCGTTGAAGAGTACCAGTCACAATTGAATAACAGTCAGCAATGGCTGGCGCTGGAAATTGAAGCAGGCATTCCTGTGATTGATGCAGCCAGCAGCGCACAATTTATTCCACAGGCCACGAATCTCCAGGCAATCGAAAACAGTATCAGCTTTAAGAAGGGCTGTTATACCGGTCAGGAAATGGTGGCGCGTGCTAAATATCGTGGTGCAAACAAACGAGCCATGTATTGGCTGGCGGGCAGTGCATCCTCTCTGCCCGTCGCTGGCGATGATTTGGAATGGCAATTAGGTGACAAATGGCGGCGAACAGGCTCAGTGCTGGCAGCAGTCAAATTAGTCGATGGCTCAATATGGGTTCAAGTAGTTATGAATAATGATATGGAATTAGAGAGTGTATTCCGTATCCGTGAGGATGAAAATAGTATGCTGACTATTCAGGCATTGCCTTATTCACTAGACGAAGAAAAATAA
- the sdhE gene encoding FAD assembly factor SdhE has protein sequence MDIDNRARIRWACRRGMRELDISIMPFFEYEYDSLSDDDKRIFVRLLACPDPDLFNWLMNHGRPENDELYHMVKLIQSRNQARGPVEQ, from the coding sequence ATGGATATTGATAATAGAGCACGTATTCGCTGGGCATGTCGTCGTGGAATGCGTGAACTGGATATTTCTATTATGCCATTTTTTGAATATGAATATGACTCATTGAGTGATGACGACAAACGGATTTTTGTGCGTTTGCTAGCGTGTCCAGATCCTGATCTTTTCAATTGGCTCATGAATCATGGACGGCCTGAAAACGATGAGCTTTATCATATGGTGAAATTGATCCAAAGCAGAAACCAAGCCCGTGGTCCTGTGGAACAATAA
- a CDS encoding protein YgfX, protein MVLWNNKLGESRHTRWFSSGLHGAVAIAALLAPWPINGVYFWLPLFAIISSSWMRSQKNIRQCQGRLVLFKGNKVHWQKAAWRITEPPWFHRYGMVIMLHTLSRAEERQASTRLWVASDSMSPSAWRHLNQLMRQYTDNENGS, encoded by the coding sequence GTGGTCCTGTGGAACAATAAACTGGGAGAATCTCGCCATACTCGCTGGTTTTCCAGCGGATTACATGGCGCAGTTGCCATCGCTGCTTTATTGGCGCCCTGGCCGATTAACGGTGTTTATTTCTGGCTTCCATTGTTTGCCATCATCAGCAGCAGTTGGATGCGAAGTCAGAAAAATATCCGGCAATGTCAGGGCAGGCTGGTACTCTTCAAAGGCAACAAAGTGCATTGGCAAAAAGCCGCGTGGCGCATCACTGAACCACCGTGGTTTCATCGCTATGGAATGGTCATTATGCTCCATACTTTGAGCCGGGCAGAAGAGCGCCAGGCTTCGACCCGATTATGGGTGGCATCCGATAGCATGTCGCCTTCGGCATGGCGTCATTTGAATCAACTGATGCGCCAATATACTGATAACGAAAACGGCAGTTAA
- the fldB gene encoding flavodoxin FldB has product MKIGLFYGSSTCYTEMVAEKIRDILGEDLIDLHNVKDCNPQLMEDYTVLILGIPTWDFGELQEDWLAIWDQLPSLDLAGKIVAMYGMGDQIDYSEWFLDALGMLYHHLLPTGAQFIGFWPTEGYEFTSPKPLSEDGKQFVGLALDDVNQFEQTDERLNEWCIQILAEMDALF; this is encoded by the coding sequence ATGAAAATTGGTCTCTTTTACGGTTCCAGTACATGCTATACAGAAATGGTAGCAGAAAAAATACGCGATATACTCGGTGAAGATCTGATCGACTTACATAATGTCAAGGATTGTAATCCCCAATTGATGGAAGACTACACTGTCCTGATCCTGGGTATCCCAACCTGGGATTTCGGGGAGCTACAGGAAGACTGGCTGGCTATTTGGGATCAGCTCCCTTCATTGGATCTGGCCGGAAAAATCGTTGCCATGTATGGAATGGGCGATCAAATCGATTACAGTGAGTGGTTTCTGGATGCATTAGGCATGCTGTATCACCATCTGTTACCGACAGGTGCACAGTTTATTGGTTTCTGGCCAACAGAAGGTTATGAATTTACCAGCCCAAAACCGTTATCCGAAGATGGCAAACAGTTTGTCGGGTTAGCGCTGGACGATGTAAACCAATTCGAACAAACAGACGAGCGCTTAAACGAATGGTGCATACAGATATTGGCTGAAATGGACGCCCTGTTTTAA
- the xerD gene encoding site-specific tyrosine recombinase XerD, protein MPDNHSADTHAASNPLIEQFLDTIWLEKNLAENTLASYRLDLQALNNWLVHYGHDLYSVQSIELQSFLAERVDGGYKASSSARLLSAMRRLFQYLYRERMRGDDPTALLSAPKLPKRLPKDLSEKQVEDLLNTPSVEQPIELRDKAMLEVLYACGLRVSELVGLTLSDVSLRQGMVRIIGKGNKERLVPLGEEAVYWLEKYLEHGRLWLLNGAVSDVFFPSRRGTQMTRQTFWHRIKHYAVLAGIDTERLSPHVLRHAFATHLLNHGADLRVVQMLLGHSDLSTTQIYTHVATERLKALHQQHHPRG, encoded by the coding sequence TTGCCAGACAACCATTCAGCGGATACTCATGCCGCGTCTAACCCCCTGATAGAGCAATTTCTCGATACCATCTGGTTGGAAAAAAATCTGGCCGAAAATACATTGGCGTCTTATCGTCTTGATTTACAGGCTTTAAATAATTGGCTGGTGCATTATGGTCATGATTTATACTCAGTACAGTCAATAGAGCTACAATCATTTTTGGCTGAACGCGTTGATGGCGGTTATAAGGCGAGTAGCTCGGCCAGGTTGTTGAGTGCCATGCGCAGGTTGTTTCAATATCTTTATCGTGAAAGAATGCGTGGAGATGATCCAACGGCTTTACTATCTGCCCCTAAATTACCGAAACGTTTGCCCAAAGATTTAAGCGAAAAACAGGTTGAAGATTTGCTTAACACCCCTTCGGTTGAGCAACCGATTGAACTGAGGGATAAAGCGATGCTGGAAGTACTTTATGCTTGTGGATTGCGGGTTTCAGAACTGGTTGGCCTGACTTTATCTGATGTGAGTTTACGTCAAGGAATGGTCAGGATTATCGGTAAGGGAAATAAGGAAAGATTAGTTCCTCTGGGAGAAGAGGCTGTTTATTGGCTGGAAAAATATCTAGAACATGGTCGCCTGTGGTTATTGAATGGCGCTGTGTCTGATGTATTTTTTCCCAGTAGGCGAGGGACACAGATGACGCGCCAGACATTCTGGCATCGGATTAAACACTATGCTGTATTGGCCGGGATTGATACTGAACGTTTGTCTCCCCACGTTTTACGGCATGCGTTTGCAACACATCTACTTAATCATGGCGCTGACTTACGTGTTGTGCAAATGTTACTGGGCCATAGTGATCTTTCCACTACTCAGATTTACACACATGTAGCGACTGAACGTCTTAAAGCGCTGCATCAACAACACCATCCTCGTGGGTAG
- the dsbC gene encoding bifunctional protein-disulfide isomerase/oxidoreductase DsbC produces the protein MKKIVFCLSLLLTAVASNAFAGESEINHSLSKMGIKAESITPSPIRDMSAVLTENGMFYLSNDGKYLLKGSLYDLSGEIPHNVSNQILIKKLAAFKDQMITYQAPKEKYVVTVFTDISCGYCHKLHENMQEYNKLGITVRYLAFPRHGVHSQSGKDMQSVWCSATPNKSLNAAFKGDTISPIKSCKIDIENHVRLGLQFGVQGTPAIIMNDGSMLPGYLSPEDLLAMLQKHAE, from the coding sequence ATGAAGAAAATTGTGTTTTGCCTTTCATTGCTGTTGACCGCTGTTGCTAGCAATGCCTTTGCTGGTGAGAGCGAGATCAATCACTCATTATCTAAAATGGGGATTAAAGCAGAAAGTATCACGCCATCACCGATTCGAGATATGAGTGCCGTTTTAACCGAGAATGGTATGTTTTACCTATCTAATGATGGTAAGTATCTGTTAAAAGGCTCACTTTATGATCTCAGCGGTGAGATACCGCACAACGTTAGCAATCAAATTTTGATTAAAAAACTGGCCGCGTTCAAAGATCAGATGATCACTTATCAGGCGCCAAAAGAAAAATATGTTGTGACTGTTTTTACCGATATCTCCTGTGGCTATTGCCACAAATTGCATGAAAACATGCAGGAATATAACAAACTGGGTATTACTGTTCGTTACTTAGCATTTCCTCGTCATGGTGTGCACAGTCAATCGGGCAAGGATATGCAATCCGTTTGGTGTAGTGCGACACCGAATAAATCATTGAATGCTGCTTTTAAAGGTGACACTATCTCGCCAATCAAGAGCTGCAAAATTGATATTGAAAACCACGTTCGGTTAGGTTTGCAGTTTGGGGTACAAGGTACGCCTGCGATAATCATGAATGATGGCAGTATGCTCCCTGGTTACTTGTCACCGGAAGATTTACTGGCAATGTTGCAGAAACATGCAGAATAA
- the recJ gene encoding single-stranded-DNA-specific exonuclease RecJ: MNRQIQLRRRPTADFSHLPDTIHPLLRRLYAMRGIRQADELERSVKGLLNYQTLNGIDRAVALLVTALHEHWHIVIVGDFDADGATSTALSIRALQAMGYCHLDYLVPNRFEDGYGLSVQVVDDVIKKNADLIITVDNGISSHDGVAMAHQHGIKVIVTDHHLPGATLPAADAIINPNLVDCAFPSKALAGVGVAFYLMSALRAELRNLAWFEQQGIPLPNLAELLDLVALGTVADVVPLDTNNRILVHQGLNRIRAGRCCAGIRALLEVSKRESTKLVASDLGFALGPRLNAAGRLDDMSVGVALLLTDDIVQARQIACELDSLNQTRREIEQGMQQEALQICDKIERIHTQLPYGLAIYHPEWHQGVVGILASRIKERFHRPVIAFAPAGDGTLKGSGRSVNGLHMRDALERLDTLYPGLMLKFGGHAMAAGLSIEQDKFDVFQQHFSTLVADWLDIAQLEGVVWSDGELALGELSLDVADILRDGGPWGQAFAEPVFDGKFKLLQQRIVGENHLKVILEPVNGGPMLDGIAFNIDVSRWPDNSVKTVELAYKLDINEFRGNRDVQLLIQHIWSY; encoded by the coding sequence GTGAATAGACAAATACAACTCCGCCGTCGGCCGACGGCGGATTTTAGCCATCTTCCCGACACCATCCATCCGTTATTGCGCCGTTTATATGCTATGCGAGGCATACGTCAAGCTGATGAACTGGAACGTAGTGTAAAAGGGCTACTTAATTATCAAACGCTTAATGGTATCGATCGGGCGGTAGCGCTGCTGGTCACTGCATTACATGAACACTGGCACATTGTGATTGTCGGGGATTTTGATGCAGATGGGGCAACCAGTACTGCACTGAGCATTCGCGCTTTACAGGCAATGGGCTACTGCCACCTTGATTATCTTGTTCCAAACCGTTTTGAAGATGGTTATGGATTAAGCGTTCAGGTGGTTGATGATGTTATCAAAAAAAACGCCGATTTGATTATCACCGTGGATAATGGGATCTCGTCCCATGATGGTGTTGCAATGGCACATCAGCATGGGATCAAGGTGATCGTGACTGATCACCATTTACCGGGGGCAACACTGCCCGCCGCGGACGCCATTATCAATCCTAATTTAGTCGACTGCGCTTTTCCTTCTAAGGCGCTGGCAGGCGTTGGCGTCGCATTCTATCTGATGTCAGCGCTCAGAGCAGAATTGCGTAACTTAGCTTGGTTTGAACAACAAGGCATTCCATTACCCAATTTGGCGGAACTCTTGGATTTAGTGGCATTAGGGACGGTGGCAGATGTCGTTCCCCTCGATACCAATAACCGCATTCTGGTTCATCAAGGGTTAAACCGTATTCGGGCAGGACGTTGCTGTGCGGGAATACGGGCGTTGCTCGAAGTTTCCAAACGAGAATCGACGAAATTAGTCGCCAGTGATTTGGGGTTTGCACTGGGGCCACGATTAAACGCGGCCGGACGCCTGGATGATATGTCAGTTGGCGTGGCGTTATTGTTGACCGATGATATCGTACAAGCTCGTCAGATTGCTTGTGAGCTGGATAGTCTGAACCAGACTCGTCGGGAAATCGAGCAGGGTATGCAGCAGGAAGCCTTGCAAATTTGCGATAAAATCGAACGAATTCATACTCAGCTACCTTACGGACTGGCGATTTACCACCCTGAATGGCATCAGGGCGTTGTCGGCATTCTGGCATCACGTATTAAAGAGCGTTTTCATCGGCCGGTCATTGCTTTTGCACCGGCCGGGGACGGAACTTTAAAAGGTTCGGGGCGTTCCGTAAATGGATTGCATATGCGTGATGCACTTGAGCGGCTGGATACCTTGTATCCGGGGCTAATGCTGAAATTTGGTGGCCATGCGATGGCCGCAGGGCTGTCGATCGAACAAGACAAATTTGACGTATTTCAGCAGCATTTTTCTACGTTGGTGGCAGATTGGCTGGATATCGCCCAATTAGAAGGTGTTGTCTGGAGTGACGGTGAATTAGCGTTAGGGGAACTATCGCTGGACGTAGCCGACATTCTGCGTGATGGCGGTCCGTGGGGGCAGGCATTTGCCGAGCCGGTTTTTGACGGCAAATTCAAGCTATTGCAACAGCGCATCGTTGGTGAAAATCACCTGAAAGTCATCCTTGAACCCGTAAACGGTGGACCGATGTTAGATGGTATTGCCTTTAACATTGATGTCAGCCGCTGGCCAGATAACAGTGTCAAAACGGTAGAACTGGCCTATAAACTGGATATTAATGAATTTCGTGGTAACCGTGATGTCCAGCTTTTGATCCAGCATATTTGGTCTTATTGA
- the prfB gene encoding peptide chain release factor 2 (programmed frameshift) — translation MFEINPVKNHIQDLSERTAVLRGYLDYDAKKERLEEVNAELEQPGVWNEPERAQALGKERSSLEIIVETIDQLAQGLEDVNGLLELAVEADDEETFNEAVAELAQLEEKLGQLEFRRMFSGEYDSANCYLDLQAGSGGTEAQDWASMLMRMYLRWAESKGFKTEIIEESDGEVAGLKSATIKIIGEYAYGWLRTETGVHRLVRKSPFDSGGRRHTSFSSAFIYPEVDDDIDIEINPADLRIDVYRASGAGGQHVNKTESAVRITHVPTGVVTQCQTDRSQHKNKDQAMKQLKAKLYELEMQKKNADKQAMEENKSDIGWGSQIRSYVLDDSRIKDLRTGVETRNTQSVLDGDLDKFIEASLKAGL, via the exons ATGTTTGAAATTAATCCGGTAAAAAATCACATTCAGGACCTGTCTGAGCGGACAGCAGTTCTGAGGGGGTATCTT GACTATGATGCCAAGAAAGAACGTTTAGAAGAAGTTAATGCTGAACTCGAACAGCCTGGTGTCTGGAATGAACCGGAACGGGCTCAGGCGTTGGGTAAAGAACGTTCATCCCTTGAAATCATCGTAGAAACCATCGATCAGCTCGCTCAGGGATTGGAAGATGTTAACGGCCTGCTGGAATTGGCTGTTGAAGCGGATGATGAAGAAACTTTCAATGAAGCCGTTGCTGAATTGGCGCAGCTAGAAGAAAAACTGGGACAACTTGAATTTCGTCGCATGTTTTCCGGCGAATATGATAGCGCAAACTGCTACCTGGATCTTCAGGCGGGATCTGGCGGTACAGAAGCACAGGATTGGGCCAGCATGTTGATGCGCATGTATTTGCGTTGGGCGGAATCGAAGGGCTTCAAGACAGAAATCATTGAAGAGTCTGATGGTGAAGTGGCGGGTTTGAAATCTGCAACCATCAAAATCATTGGTGAATATGCTTACGGTTGGCTGCGGACAGAAACCGGTGTTCATCGCTTGGTTCGTAAAAGCCCCTTTGATTCAGGTGGTCGTCGTCATACCTCATTCAGCTCAGCTTTTATTTACCCAGAAGTGGATGATGATATTGATATCGAAATCAATCCGGCGGATCTCCGTATTGACGTATATCGTGCCTCTGGTGCTGGTGGTCAGCACGTTAACAAAACCGAATCGGCGGTACGTATTACCCACGTACCGACAGGGGTTGTAACCCAATGTCAGACAGACCGTTCTCAGCATAAAAACAAAGACCAGGCGATGAAACAGTTGAAAGCGAAACTGTACGAACTGGAAATGCAGAAGAAGAATGCAGATAAACAAGCTATGGAAGAGAACAAATCGGACATCGGTTGGGGTAGTCAGATCCGCTCTTACGTTTTGGATGATTCCCGTATTAAAGATTTGCGTACAGGGGTAGAAACCCGTAATACGCAATCGGTGCTGGATGGGGATTTGGACAAATTCATTGAAGCAAGCTTAAAAGCTGGCCTATGA